From a single Myxococcus stipitatus genomic region:
- the gcvH gene encoding glycine cleavage system protein GcvH — MSNIPGDLKYTKEHEWARVEGGTVTVGITDHAQTTLGDVVYVELPKVGDTVTKDAPFGTVESVKAVSELFAPISGKVLEVNGELEASPEDVNSDPYGDGWLIKIAPSDASQVNGLLDAAAYAKLLENA; from the coding sequence ATGTCCAACATTCCCGGCGATCTGAAGTACACCAAGGAGCACGAGTGGGCCCGCGTCGAGGGCGGCACCGTCACGGTCGGCATCACCGACCACGCCCAGACGACGCTCGGTGACGTCGTCTACGTGGAGCTGCCCAAGGTGGGCGACACCGTGACGAAGGACGCGCCCTTCGGCACCGTCGAGTCCGTCAAGGCCGTCTCGGAGCTGTTCGCCCCCATCTCCGGCAAGGTGCTGGAGGTCAACGGGGAGCTGGAGGCCAGCCCCGAGGACGTCAACAGCGACCCGTACGGTGACGGTTGGCTCATCAAGATCGCCCCCTCGGACGCCAGCCAGGTGAACGGGCTCCTGGACGCCGCCGCGTACGCCAAGCTGCTCGAGAACGCCTGA
- the gcvP gene encoding aminomethyl-transferring glycine dehydrogenase yields MSLNWKYQESFSGRHIGPDEQELKQMLSALGVDSLEAFIEQTVPPAIRSREPLRLAPARGEHELLALLESIAAKNQVFRSFIGMGYYDTHTPNVVLRNIFQNPGWYTQYTPYQAEIAQGRLEALLNFQTMVMDLTGLEVANASLLDEGTAAAEAMALALHVKGEDSGVAFFVSDACHPQTVDVVRTRAAPLGVEVVVGDHRAVDLSAKKYVGALVQYPATDGAVHDYRAFGEKVHAAGGLLVVAADLLSLTLLTPPGEFGADVAVGSAQRFGVPMGYGGPHAGYFATKNAYTRVMPGRLIGVSEDAQGRRALRMALQTREQHIRREKATSNICTAQVLLAVIASMYAVYHGPKGLKAIAERVHGLTVLLARGLAKLGLKTKHEQFFDTLRVELTAPQVRAVLAAAEAARMNFRRIDEKTLGVSLDETTRPSDVDAILAAFATGAGKSAAPTLEEVGASPVETPVEPGLRRASPFLTHAVFNSYHSETEMLRYIRRLEAKDLSLTHSMIPLGSCTMKLNATAEMIPVTWPQFGRLHPFAPTSQAAGYKVIFEQLEQMLSTITGFAGCSLQPNAGSQGEYAGLLVIRAYHQSRNQGHRDVCLIPSSAHGTNPASAVMAGYQVVVTKCDENGNIDLHDLRARADEYKDRLAALMVTYPSTHGVFEEEIKEICAIVHERGGQVYMDGANLNAQVGLTAPGAIGADVCHINLHKTFCIPHGGGGPGMGPICVASHLVKFLPGHPVIQTGGADAIGAISAAPWGSASILLISWMYISMMGGEGLTQATKLAILNANYIAERLQPHYPVLYRGKRGRVAHECIVDLRPLKKTSGVEVEDVAKRLMDYGFHAPTVSFPVAGTLMIEPTESESRAELDRFCDAMIAIRREIRDIEEGRMPKDNNVLKHAPHTSRVITAPEWNRPYSRELAVFPAPWVRENKFWPSVGRLNNVLGDRKLVCSCPPIEDYMTPEPPKAATA; encoded by the coding sequence ATGTCCTTGAACTGGAAGTATCAGGAGTCGTTCTCCGGCCGGCACATCGGTCCGGACGAGCAGGAGCTGAAGCAGATGCTGTCCGCGCTGGGCGTGGACTCGCTCGAGGCGTTCATCGAGCAGACCGTGCCGCCGGCCATCCGCTCGAGGGAGCCGCTGCGCCTCGCGCCCGCGCGCGGCGAGCACGAGCTGCTCGCGCTCCTGGAGTCCATCGCGGCGAAGAACCAGGTGTTCCGGTCCTTCATCGGCATGGGCTACTACGACACGCACACGCCCAACGTCGTCCTGCGCAACATCTTCCAGAACCCGGGCTGGTACACCCAGTACACGCCCTATCAGGCGGAGATCGCCCAGGGCCGGCTGGAGGCGCTGCTCAACTTCCAGACGATGGTGATGGACCTGACGGGGCTGGAGGTGGCCAACGCCTCGCTGCTCGACGAGGGCACCGCCGCCGCGGAGGCCATGGCGCTGGCGCTGCACGTCAAGGGCGAGGACTCGGGCGTCGCCTTCTTCGTCTCCGACGCCTGCCACCCGCAGACGGTGGACGTGGTGCGCACCCGCGCCGCGCCGCTGGGCGTGGAGGTGGTCGTGGGCGACCACCGCGCGGTGGACCTGTCCGCGAAGAAGTACGTGGGCGCGCTGGTGCAGTACCCCGCCACGGACGGCGCGGTGCATGACTACCGGGCCTTCGGCGAGAAGGTGCACGCGGCCGGCGGCCTGCTCGTCGTCGCGGCGGACCTGCTCAGCCTCACGCTGCTGACGCCCCCGGGCGAGTTCGGCGCGGACGTGGCGGTGGGCAGCGCGCAGCGCTTCGGCGTGCCCATGGGCTACGGCGGCCCGCACGCGGGCTACTTCGCCACGAAGAACGCGTACACGCGCGTCATGCCGGGCCGCCTCATCGGCGTGTCCGAGGACGCCCAGGGCCGGCGCGCGCTGCGCATGGCGCTGCAGACGCGCGAGCAGCACATCCGCCGCGAGAAGGCCACGTCCAACATCTGCACCGCGCAGGTGCTGCTGGCCGTCATCGCCAGCATGTACGCCGTCTACCACGGGCCCAAGGGCCTGAAGGCCATCGCCGAGCGCGTGCACGGCCTGACGGTGCTGCTGGCGCGGGGCCTGGCGAAGCTGGGCCTGAAGACGAAGCACGAGCAGTTCTTCGACACCCTGCGCGTGGAGCTGACGGCGCCGCAGGTGCGCGCGGTGCTGGCCGCCGCCGAGGCGGCGCGGATGAACTTCCGCCGCATCGACGAGAAGACGCTGGGCGTGTCCCTGGACGAGACCACGCGCCCCTCGGACGTGGACGCCATCCTGGCCGCCTTCGCCACCGGCGCGGGCAAGTCCGCGGCGCCGACGCTGGAGGAGGTGGGCGCCAGCCCCGTGGAGACGCCGGTGGAGCCGGGGCTGCGCCGCGCCAGCCCGTTCCTCACCCACGCCGTCTTCAACAGCTACCACTCCGAGACGGAGATGCTGCGCTACATCCGGCGGCTCGAGGCGAAGGACCTGTCCCTGACGCACTCGATGATTCCGCTGGGCAGCTGCACCATGAAGCTCAACGCCACCGCGGAGATGATCCCGGTGACGTGGCCGCAGTTCGGCCGGCTGCACCCGTTCGCGCCCACCTCGCAGGCGGCCGGCTACAAGGTCATCTTCGAGCAGCTCGAGCAGATGCTGTCGACCATCACCGGCTTCGCGGGCTGCTCGCTGCAGCCCAACGCCGGCAGCCAGGGTGAGTACGCGGGCCTGCTCGTCATCCGCGCCTACCACCAGAGCCGCAACCAGGGGCACCGCGACGTGTGCCTCATCCCGTCCTCCGCGCACGGCACCAACCCGGCCTCCGCGGTCATGGCCGGCTACCAGGTCGTCGTCACGAAGTGCGACGAGAACGGCAACATCGACCTGCACGACCTGCGCGCGCGCGCGGACGAGTACAAGGACCGGCTGGCGGCGCTGATGGTGACGTACCCGTCCACGCACGGCGTGTTCGAGGAGGAGATCAAGGAGATCTGCGCCATCGTCCACGAGCGCGGCGGCCAGGTGTACATGGACGGCGCCAACCTGAACGCCCAGGTCGGCCTGACGGCGCCCGGCGCCATTGGCGCGGACGTCTGCCACATCAACCTGCACAAGACGTTCTGCATCCCCCACGGCGGTGGCGGCCCGGGCATGGGCCCCATCTGCGTGGCCAGCCACCTGGTGAAGTTCCTGCCGGGGCACCCGGTCATCCAGACGGGTGGGGCGGACGCCATCGGCGCCATCTCCGCGGCCCCGTGGGGCAGCGCGAGCATCCTGCTCATCTCCTGGATGTACATCTCGATGATGGGCGGCGAGGGCCTCACCCAGGCGACGAAGCTGGCCATCCTCAACGCCAACTACATCGCCGAGCGCCTCCAGCCCCACTACCCGGTGCTGTACCGGGGCAAGCGCGGCAGGGTGGCGCACGAGTGCATCGTCGACCTGCGCCCGCTGAAGAAGACCTCCGGCGTGGAGGTGGAGGACGTGGCCAAGCGCCTCATGGACTACGGCTTCCACGCGCCCACCGTGTCCTTCCCGGTGGCCGGCACGCTGATGATCGAACCGACGGAGAGCGAGTCCCGCGCGGAGCTGGACCGCTTCTGCGACGCGATGATCGCCATCCGGCGGGAGATCCGCGACATCGAGGAGGGCCGCATGCCCAAGGACAACAACGTCCTGAAGCACGCGCCGCATACCTCGCGCGTCATCACCGCGCCGGAGTGGAACCGGCCGTACTCGCGCGAGCTGGCGGTGTTCCCCGCGCCCTGGGTCCGCGAGAACAAGTTCTGGCCGTCCGTGGGGCGCCTCAACAACGTGCTTGGTGACCGGAAGCTCGTCTGCTCGTGCCCGCCCATCGAGGACTACATGACGCCGGAGCCGCCCAAGGCCGCCACGGCCTGA
- a CDS encoding cation diffusion facilitator family transporter has translation MDTSLQDRTAALQLRNRRIRFVLLAILVANWLVAGAKLVFGLVSQSAAVTADGLHSFIDGGSNVLGLVAMGVASRPADLDHPYGHGKFEALASLGIGAMIGIGMLELGRMALDSLMHDRHVEVTPAMAGVMALTLVINLVVTRVERHYGERYNSTLLLADASHTLSDVFVTLAVLASLGLVALGYPKADGVVALLVMVFVAWVAYGIIRQAVGILSDTARLDAAQVAQHTMAVPGVRSCRDVRSRGMEESVYVDLKIEVAPELTTAQAHEVADHVERALHAAYPQVVDVVVHVEPEHAEASARPSPHAS, from the coding sequence GTGGACACCTCCCTCCAGGACCGCACCGCCGCGCTCCAGCTGCGAAACCGGCGCATCCGCTTCGTGCTGCTCGCCATCCTCGTCGCCAACTGGCTGGTCGCGGGGGCCAAGCTCGTCTTCGGGCTCGTCAGCCAGTCGGCCGCGGTGACGGCGGACGGGCTGCACTCGTTCATCGACGGCGGCTCCAACGTCCTGGGGTTGGTGGCCATGGGCGTGGCCTCGCGGCCCGCGGACCTGGACCACCCATACGGCCACGGCAAGTTCGAGGCGCTCGCGTCACTGGGCATCGGCGCGATGATTGGCATCGGCATGCTGGAGCTGGGGCGCATGGCGCTCGACTCGCTGATGCATGACCGCCACGTCGAGGTCACCCCCGCGATGGCGGGCGTCATGGCGCTCACCCTGGTCATCAACCTGGTGGTGACGCGCGTGGAGCGCCACTACGGCGAGCGCTACAACAGCACCCTGCTTCTGGCGGACGCGAGCCACACGCTGTCGGACGTCTTCGTCACGCTGGCGGTGCTCGCGTCCCTGGGGCTCGTCGCGCTGGGCTACCCCAAGGCGGACGGCGTGGTGGCGCTTCTGGTGATGGTGTTCGTGGCGTGGGTGGCCTACGGCATCATCCGGCAGGCGGTGGGCATCCTCTCCGACACCGCGCGCCTGGACGCCGCGCAGGTGGCGCAGCACACCATGGCCGTGCCGGGCGTGCGCAGCTGCCGCGACGTGCGCAGCCGGGGCATGGAGGAGAGCGTCTACGTCGACCTGAAGATCGAAGTGGCGCCGGAGCTCACCACGGCCCAGGCCCACGAGGTGGCGGACCACGTCGAGCGCGCGCTCCACGCCGCGTACCCGCAGGTCGTGGACGTGGTGGTCCACGTCGAGCCCGAGCACGCGGAGGCCTCCGCGCGCCCCTCCCCCCACGCCAGCTGA
- a CDS encoding energy transducer TonB family protein has product MSTGPSPTDWRRKRRRGSPWRVVAAVALALLAHALYLGAVLFTGTLSPAPREHKAVTRPPTSVAVRPLTADQWAKNRGKASPQQTKPRVSERPRVEEKKPEPKQERPEGQVVDLAPGNEQKAPDAKYLAEHDNKVEKETRARDQTPFYRNAMPQRTAPQEQKGASGEPQAPRVGGNNGLGHDDKPLSESSQKFAFELPDIHRKDEVKLKADPTTPGGVAVHNQNESDELTGNAKRLRIQPGQGSEEEGSSGRVGSPGIAALMPSQAAMDKILGAAPNDHLRDVDEGEQTLLNSREWKYASFFNRVKQSVGMHWNPNEQLQRRDPTGSMYSGKDRYTLLEITLDEKGRITDIQVEKSSGLDFLDLEAVSSFQRAQPFPNPPPGLLSDDSKVKFSFGFFMEFGGGPRMRLFRQPN; this is encoded by the coding sequence GTGAGCACGGGTCCTTCACCGACAGACTGGCGCCGCAAGCGGCGGCGAGGCTCACCCTGGCGCGTCGTCGCCGCGGTGGCGCTCGCCCTGTTGGCCCACGCCCTCTACCTGGGCGCCGTGCTGTTCACCGGCACGCTGTCCCCTGCGCCCCGGGAGCACAAGGCCGTCACCCGTCCCCCCACGTCCGTGGCCGTCCGGCCCCTGACCGCCGACCAGTGGGCGAAGAACCGGGGCAAGGCGTCGCCGCAGCAGACGAAGCCGCGCGTGTCGGAGCGTCCCCGCGTCGAGGAGAAGAAGCCCGAGCCCAAGCAGGAGCGGCCGGAGGGGCAGGTGGTGGACCTGGCCCCGGGCAACGAGCAGAAGGCCCCTGACGCGAAGTACCTGGCCGAGCACGACAACAAGGTGGAGAAGGAGACGCGCGCCCGCGACCAGACGCCCTTCTACCGCAACGCCATGCCCCAGCGCACCGCGCCCCAGGAGCAGAAGGGCGCGAGCGGCGAGCCCCAGGCCCCGCGCGTGGGCGGCAACAACGGCCTGGGCCACGACGACAAGCCGCTGTCGGAGAGTTCCCAGAAGTTCGCCTTCGAGCTGCCGGACATCCACCGCAAGGACGAGGTGAAGCTGAAGGCCGACCCGACCACGCCCGGCGGGGTCGCGGTGCACAACCAGAACGAGAGCGACGAGCTGACGGGCAACGCGAAGCGCCTGCGCATCCAGCCGGGCCAGGGCAGCGAGGAGGAGGGCTCGTCGGGCCGCGTGGGCTCGCCCGGCATCGCCGCGCTGATGCCGTCGCAGGCGGCCATGGACAAGATCCTGGGCGCCGCGCCGAACGACCACCTGCGCGACGTGGACGAGGGCGAGCAGACGCTCCTCAACTCCCGCGAGTGGAAGTACGCCAGCTTCTTCAACCGCGTGAAGCAGAGCGTGGGCATGCACTGGAACCCCAATGAGCAGCTCCAGCGCAGGGACCCCACCGGCAGCATGTACTCCGGCAAGGACCGCTACACGCTGCTGGAAATCACGCTCGACGAGAAGGGCCGCATCACCGACATCCAGGTGGAGAAGAGCAGCGGCCTGGACTTCCTGGACCTGGAGGCGGTGTCCTCGTTCCAGCGCGCCCAGCCCTTCCCCAACCCACCGCCGGGGCTGTTGAGCGACGACTCCAAGGTGAAGTTCTCCTTCGGCTTCTTCATGGAGTTCGGCGGCGGCCCGCGGATGCGGCTGTTCCGCCAGCCCAACTGA
- a CDS encoding SpoIID/LytB domain-containing protein: MRTVVPLLLSALLAACVSPKPPTSPETPPVGGPTASPPDAGTPSPAPEAPDAGGPDAGAVDAALPPGEDPLAQGIPGPGDLKRLDFRGGEPRLPIRLMEGRREVTFSPRGRMRMRFGGEEDRVLDAAAGTRWTVRVTQGEAAVLLARVQLGEFRFTDREGLGAAQAEWRARGVAVRTQALGGVYGIAGKVIDNRRVLLLVDEAHSVEDAMKSQAELLRAHGVRTSLFEEVRQPARAILEVLDESGAVVGLAQDRLDAETPDGAGFDVRQVEYGVGYDFHGFEDRTFRGALQLVVDRAGLLAVVNVVPLEDLLKGLVPAEIFARAHPEALKAQAVTARGEVLAKVGIKHLADPYLLCAEQHCAVYRGRTGEAASTTAAVEATRGEALFGVGGRLVDSVYSAVCGGHTEDNDIVWGGPPDPNLRGRPDTLEPSEAGLDPSHLEAWLAAPSPRAACQLSRFAQPSKFRWEKRFSAAQVDALVAKLGVGRVQAMSLGERGVSGRARVLSVSGDQGATQVRGELNIRRLFGMLNSSMAVVEAQRDTEGRPTHWVFRGGGWGHGVGMCQNGAIGRAEAGQRYQDILRHYFNGAEVAPIY, encoded by the coding sequence GTGCGTACCGTCGTCCCACTCCTGCTCTCCGCCCTGCTCGCCGCCTGCGTGAGCCCGAAGCCCCCGACCAGCCCGGAGACGCCCCCCGTGGGGGGCCCCACGGCGAGCCCCCCGGACGCGGGGACGCCCTCCCCCGCCCCGGAGGCACCGGACGCGGGCGGCCCGGACGCGGGCGCGGTGGACGCGGCGCTCCCGCCGGGAGAGGACCCGCTCGCCCAGGGCATCCCCGGGCCGGGTGACCTCAAGCGGCTCGACTTCCGGGGGGGAGAGCCGCGCCTGCCCATCCGGCTGATGGAGGGGCGCCGCGAGGTGACCTTCTCTCCCCGGGGCCGCATGCGGATGCGCTTCGGCGGCGAGGAGGACCGGGTGCTGGACGCCGCGGCGGGGACGCGGTGGACGGTGCGCGTGACGCAGGGGGAAGCGGCGGTGCTGCTGGCGCGCGTGCAGTTGGGCGAGTTCCGGTTCACGGACCGCGAGGGCCTGGGCGCGGCCCAGGCGGAGTGGCGCGCGCGGGGCGTGGCGGTGCGCACCCAGGCGCTGGGCGGGGTGTACGGCATCGCGGGGAAGGTCATCGACAACCGGCGCGTGCTGCTGCTCGTGGACGAGGCGCACTCCGTCGAGGACGCGATGAAGAGCCAGGCGGAGCTGCTGCGCGCCCACGGCGTGCGCACGAGCCTCTTCGAGGAGGTGCGCCAGCCCGCGCGCGCCATCCTGGAGGTGCTCGACGAGTCAGGCGCGGTGGTGGGCCTGGCGCAGGACCGGCTGGACGCGGAGACGCCGGACGGCGCGGGCTTCGACGTGCGCCAGGTGGAGTACGGCGTGGGCTACGACTTCCACGGCTTCGAGGACCGCACCTTCCGGGGCGCGCTCCAACTGGTGGTGGACCGCGCCGGCCTCCTGGCGGTGGTGAACGTCGTCCCACTGGAGGACCTGCTCAAGGGGCTGGTGCCGGCGGAAATCTTCGCGCGGGCCCACCCGGAGGCGCTCAAGGCCCAGGCCGTCACGGCGCGCGGCGAGGTGCTCGCCAAGGTGGGCATCAAGCACCTGGCGGACCCATACCTGCTCTGTGCGGAGCAGCACTGCGCGGTGTACCGGGGGCGCACGGGCGAGGCAGCGAGCACGACGGCCGCGGTGGAGGCGACGCGGGGCGAGGCCCTGTTCGGCGTGGGCGGGCGGCTGGTGGACTCCGTGTACAGCGCGGTGTGTGGCGGGCACACGGAGGACAACGACATCGTCTGGGGCGGCCCCCCGGACCCGAACCTGCGCGGGAGGCCGGACACGCTGGAGCCGTCCGAGGCGGGGCTGGACCCGTCGCACCTGGAGGCCTGGCTGGCCGCCCCCTCGCCTCGCGCCGCGTGCCAGCTGTCCCGGTTCGCCCAGCCCAGCAAGTTCCGCTGGGAGAAGCGCTTCTCTGCGGCGCAGGTGGACGCACTGGTGGCGAAGCTGGGCGTGGGGCGGGTCCAGGCGATGAGCCTGGGCGAGCGGGGGGTCTCCGGCCGGGCGAGGGTGCTCTCGGTGTCCGGGGACCAGGGGGCCACCCAGGTGCGAGGCGAGCTGAACATCCGCCGGCTCTTCGGGATGCTCAACAGCAGCATGGCGGTGGTGGAGGCCCAGCGGGACACCGAGGGGCGGCCCACCCACTGGGTTTTCCGTGGCGGAGGCTGGGGCCACGGAGTAGGGATGTGCCAGAATGGAGCCATCGGCCGAGCGGAGGCTGGCCAGCGCTACCAGGACATCCTCCGGCACTACTTCAACGGCGCGGAAGTGGCCCCCATCTATTGA
- a CDS encoding right-handed parallel beta-helix repeat-containing protein, protein MRIRGGNCLTLKTPKAALAASLLLLGATAAHGATPGSFLPEIKVPDGFGTLAAAPATPSGEAAASPAAGSLPPIGVQAVPNTPVASLPSHPDHASIATPSPQPGIEATALAAASTPSYSREWVVSPSGNDSGDGSAGQPLKTISAAIAKAGPGELIRVQAGTYAERIVIGSNAKAGADGKPITLQGEGSPRVIPGGGSGALVQVRRPHWVIDGFELDVQGQAIFGVAFEGNVAGSTLVNSELHHGGGGAGVTTFNKATGAIIENNHIHDFVRTTGNKDSHGVVVQPTSKDITVRNNDIHDNSGDSVQCLGPEGFSSLPPADGLLVENNHFYNNRENAVDIKTCYGVVVRNNRMHQFKPTSTAKGDVVVVHYSASNVVVEDNEIYDGAKGISVGGNHEGPVPSGIVVRRNRIHGMTNANGGEGTGIRLENSKGTVVVNNTVTGSATALIIGHGTGGATQSPVIRNNILDANVTVDLGGQAPGMKLSNNLLKGGSQCKQNGAAVAVDQFIASVGDTTSSTGSADLGEGFSPGTLAVDKGVDVGLPFCGAAPDIGAVELGC, encoded by the coding sequence ATGCGAATTCGAGGAGGCAACTGCTTGACGTTGAAGACTCCGAAGGCCGCCCTGGCCGCCAGCCTGCTCCTGCTCGGTGCGACCGCCGCCCATGGCGCCACCCCGGGCTCGTTCCTGCCCGAAATCAAGGTGCCGGACGGGTTCGGCACCCTGGCCGCCGCTCCGGCCACCCCCTCCGGCGAGGCCGCCGCGTCCCCGGCGGCGGGCAGCCTGCCCCCCATTGGCGTCCAGGCTGTCCCGAACACGCCGGTCGCGTCCCTCCCCTCGCACCCCGACCATGCGAGCATCGCCACGCCCTCGCCCCAGCCGGGCATCGAGGCCACCGCGCTGGCGGCCGCGTCCACGCCGTCCTACTCCCGCGAGTGGGTGGTGAGCCCCTCCGGCAACGACTCCGGTGACGGCAGCGCCGGCCAGCCGCTGAAGACCATCTCCGCCGCCATCGCCAAGGCGGGCCCCGGCGAGCTCATCCGCGTGCAGGCCGGCACCTACGCCGAACGCATCGTCATCGGCTCCAACGCGAAGGCCGGCGCCGACGGCAAGCCCATCACCCTGCAGGGCGAGGGCAGCCCGCGCGTCATCCCCGGCGGCGGCTCCGGCGCCCTCGTCCAGGTGCGCCGGCCGCATTGGGTCATCGACGGCTTCGAGCTGGACGTGCAGGGCCAGGCCATCTTCGGCGTCGCCTTCGAGGGCAACGTCGCGGGCTCCACGCTGGTGAACTCGGAGCTGCACCACGGCGGCGGCGGCGCGGGCGTGACGACCTTCAACAAGGCCACCGGCGCCATCATCGAGAACAACCACATCCACGACTTCGTGCGGACCACCGGCAACAAGGACTCGCACGGCGTCGTCGTGCAGCCCACGTCCAAGGACATCACCGTCCGCAACAACGACATCCACGACAACTCGGGTGACTCGGTGCAGTGCCTGGGGCCCGAGGGCTTCAGCTCGCTGCCCCCCGCGGACGGGCTGCTGGTGGAGAACAACCACTTCTACAACAACCGTGAGAACGCGGTGGACATCAAGACGTGCTACGGCGTGGTCGTCCGCAACAACCGGATGCACCAGTTCAAGCCCACCAGCACGGCCAAGGGCGACGTCGTCGTGGTCCACTACTCCGCCAGCAACGTGGTGGTGGAGGACAACGAAATCTACGACGGCGCCAAGGGCATCTCCGTCGGCGGCAACCACGAGGGGCCCGTCCCCTCTGGCATCGTCGTGCGCCGCAACCGCATCCACGGCATGACCAACGCCAACGGCGGCGAGGGCACGGGCATCCGCCTCGAGAACTCCAAGGGCACCGTGGTCGTCAACAACACCGTCACCGGCTCCGCCACCGCCCTCATCATCGGCCACGGCACGGGCGGCGCCACGCAGAGCCCGGTGATTCGCAACAACATCCTCGACGCGAACGTCACCGTGGACCTGGGGGGACAGGCGCCTGGCATGAAGCTGAGCAACAACCTCCTGAAGGGCGGCAGCCAGTGCAAGCAGAACGGGGCGGCCGTGGCCGTCGACCAGTTCATCGCCAGCGTGGGGGACACCACCTCGTCCACCGGCTCCGCGGACCTGGGCGAGGGCTTCAGCCCCGGCACCCTGGCCGTGGACAAGGGCGTCGACGTCGGCCTGCCGTTCTGCGGCGCGGCCCCGGACATCGGCGCGGTCGAGCTGGGCTGCTGA